In the genome of Oxalobacter aliiformigenes, one region contains:
- a CDS encoding 6-phosphofructokinase, with product MTVKNAFYAQSGGVTAVINASACGVIEAARKYPDRIGNVLVGKNGIVGALNEELIDTRRETKEDIAALRYTPGGAFGSCRYKLSDPEKDKREFERLLDVFRAHNIGYFFYNGGGDSADTCYKISRFSSMMGYPIQAIHVPKTIDNDLALTDCCPGFGSVAKYVAVSTIETSFDVRSMCRTSTRIFVFEVMGRHAGWIAAAGGLAGEYGIPVVILFPEIPFEKERFLARVEENVAEFGYCSVVVSEGCRYPDGKFIADQGARDVFGHAHLGGAAPVVARMIHEKFGYPFHWAVANYLQRSARHVASAIDVEQAYELGVAAVELALNGCNSVMPTIVRLSDEPYRYKIGMADLKDVANVEKFMPESFISDDGYGITDECRKYLLPLIQGENYPPYRRGLPEYITLQNRLIPRKLKSFNGKV from the coding sequence GTGACAGTGAAAAATGCGTTTTATGCTCAATCCGGAGGTGTGACTGCTGTGATAAACGCTTCTGCCTGTGGAGTGATCGAGGCGGCCAGGAAATATCCTGACCGGATCGGAAATGTTCTGGTCGGAAAAAATGGCATTGTCGGAGCGTTGAATGAGGAATTGATCGATACCCGCCGTGAAACAAAAGAAGATATTGCGGCGTTACGTTATACTCCGGGAGGTGCGTTCGGCTCGTGCCGTTACAAACTGTCCGATCCGGAGAAAGACAAACGGGAATTCGAACGGCTTCTTGATGTTTTCAGGGCCCACAATATCGGGTATTTCTTTTATAACGGGGGCGGGGATTCCGCCGATACCTGCTACAAGATATCCCGGTTTTCATCGATGATGGGATATCCCATACAGGCAATACATGTGCCGAAAACAATCGACAATGATCTCGCCTTGACGGATTGTTGTCCGGGTTTCGGTTCCGTCGCCAAGTATGTTGCCGTTTCAACGATCGAAACCTCTTTCGACGTACGTTCCATGTGCAGGACATCGACGCGGATCTTTGTATTTGAAGTGATGGGGCGTCATGCGGGATGGATCGCCGCAGCGGGTGGTCTCGCTGGAGAATATGGTATTCCGGTCGTGATACTTTTTCCTGAAATTCCTTTTGAGAAAGAACGTTTTCTGGCCAGAGTTGAAGAGAACGTAGCGGAATTCGGTTATTGTTCGGTGGTCGTTTCTGAAGGATGCCGTTATCCGGACGGAAAATTCATTGCTGATCAGGGCGCAAGGGATGTATTCGGTCATGCCCACCTTGGTGGCGCTGCCCCTGTTGTGGCCCGCATGATCCATGAGAAATTCGGCTATCCTTTTCATTGGGCTGTGGCCAATTATTTGCAGCGTTCGGCACGTCATGTCGCATCGGCAATTGATGTGGAACAGGCGTATGAGTTGGGGGTTGCGGCTGTTGAATTGGCGTTGAACGGTTGCAATTCTGTAATGCCTACAATCGTGCGGCTTTCCGACGAACCTTATCGCTATAAAATCGGTATGGCCGATTTGAAAGATGTTGCCAATGTCGAAAAATTCATGCCGGAGAGTTTTATCAGTGATGACGGCTATGGAATTACGGATGAGTGCAGAAAATATTTGCTTCCTTTGATACAGGGAGAAAATTATCCCCCTTATCGGAGAGGACTTCCCGAATACATAACTCTCCAGAACAGGCTGATACCCCGGAAGCTGAAGTCGTTCAACGGAAAAGTGTAA
- a CDS encoding pseudouridine synthase, which yields MNIRSIRPNKVTIPAKNGIGASQIALPEGVWKTYEEFLTERFSVLSEKEWRQRILNGEVLYADGNPVLPLSPYRAGQKLYYYRYLPNEDNIPFQESILYQDDWLVVADKPHFLPVTPSGKYVRETLLVRLKAKLGIDTLTPIHRIDRETAGLVLFSVKPEGRNLYQRLFRENFVSKHYEAIAAYRNDLVLPMRYKCRLEQGDTFMRMQVVPGKSNTETEIRILERHGQFAHYYLKPVTGKKHQLRIQMCSLEIPILNDRIYPVHLPEAVTPQMRQEEYKYPLQLVAKSIRFTDPISGKPRYFESRYSLDLNNIESKINRTSLFTHE from the coding sequence ATGAATATTCGTTCGATCCGTCCAAATAAAGTCACGATTCCTGCAAAAAACGGGATCGGCGCCAGTCAAATTGCATTACCCGAAGGTGTCTGGAAAACATACGAGGAATTTCTGACCGAGAGATTTTCTGTTCTTTCCGAAAAAGAATGGCGTCAGCGTATTCTCAATGGCGAAGTTCTCTATGCTGACGGCAATCCTGTTCTACCGCTCAGCCCATACCGAGCCGGCCAGAAACTGTACTACTACCGATATTTACCCAATGAGGATAATATCCCTTTTCAGGAAAGCATTCTGTACCAGGATGACTGGCTTGTTGTTGCCGACAAGCCGCATTTCTTGCCTGTCACTCCATCAGGCAAATATGTCAGGGAAACACTTCTTGTCCGTTTGAAAGCGAAATTGGGAATCGATACACTCACTCCGATTCACCGTATCGACCGCGAAACAGCAGGTCTCGTTCTTTTTTCAGTAAAACCAGAAGGCCGGAATCTTTATCAGCGTCTGTTCCGTGAAAATTTCGTTTCCAAACACTACGAAGCCATTGCAGCTTACCGAAACGACCTCGTTTTGCCAATGCGTTACAAATGCAGGCTGGAACAAGGTGACACTTTTATGCGCATGCAGGTCGTTCCAGGCAAATCCAATACTGAAACGGAAATCAGGATTTTAGAACGACATGGACAATTCGCACATTATTACCTCAAACCTGTTACAGGCAAGAAACATCAGCTCCGTATCCAGATGTGTTCTCTCGAAATTCCCATACTGAACGACCGGATTTACCCTGTACATCTTCCTGAAGCTGTCACACCGCAAATGCGACAAGAAGAATACAAATATCCCTTGCAACTGGTCGCCAAATCCATAAGATTCACAGACCCCATCAGTGGAAAACCCAGATATTTTGAAAGTCGTTATTCTCTGGATCTGAACAATATTGAATCGAAAATCAACCGTACTTCTCTTTTCACTCATGAATAA
- a CDS encoding ABC transporter permease yields MLTALLAVAIGAAVLMGMMTVYRDIPEQMGREMRSYGANMIFVPAEGRTAMNLSVIESVVKEIPQEKIVGAAPWRYKSLTMNHLPLTGAGTDFLQVEKTRPYWQVDGNYPKNDNEILVGHDIAEMTKLKPGEVVNVAGKNENGKPFRQELTIAGILKTGGKEDGFVFLDMHLLNGLLETPDTVEIMELSVAAPAGELELYRQHIERDTPDIVPRLVKRITRSETTVLEKVADAGLSGDCRYSHADHDLCRDDNDGHGYGTP; encoded by the coding sequence ATGCTGACAGCTTTGCTGGCTGTCGCTATTGGTGCAGCTGTATTGATGGGGATGATGACGGTTTATCGGGATATTCCGGAGCAGATGGGGCGTGAGATGCGATCTTATGGGGCCAATATGATTTTCGTCCCGGCAGAGGGCAGGACAGCGATGAATTTATCTGTCATAGAGAGTGTTGTAAAAGAAATTCCACAGGAAAAAATCGTCGGAGCGGCACCCTGGCGATACAAATCGCTGACAATGAACCATTTGCCACTGACCGGAGCAGGGACCGATTTTCTGCAGGTAGAAAAGACAAGGCCTTATTGGCAAGTCGATGGAAACTATCCGAAAAATGACAATGAAATACTGGTCGGGCATGATATAGCGGAAATGACCAAGCTGAAGCCGGGAGAGGTGGTCAATGTCGCGGGCAAGAACGAGAATGGAAAGCCTTTCAGACAGGAACTGACTATAGCAGGTATTTTGAAAACAGGTGGCAAGGAAGACGGCTTCGTTTTTCTTGACATGCATTTGTTGAATGGCTTGCTGGAAACTCCGGACACGGTCGAAATAATGGAATTAAGTGTCGCCGCTCCCGCAGGAGAACTCGAATTATACCGTCAACATATTGAGCGGGATACTCCGGATATCGTTCCCCGGCTTGTCAAACGGATTACCCGGTCGGAAACGACCGTGCTGGAAAAAGTTGCAGATGCTGGTTTATCTGGTGACTGCCGTTATTCTCATGCTGACCATGATTTGTGTCGCGACGACAATGATGGCCATGGTTATGGAACGCCGTAA
- a CDS encoding ABC transporter permease, producing MKSRPLTTYRIAFENIRRKPFRTFGQIFIVAMFAFVLFSGSVLSGSIKSGMESMSKRLGADLMIIPYGYEKQLQSALLRGEPSTFYLDQQLEEKIRSFPGVGNVSSQIFIASLQAACCSLPVQLIGFEPQSDFVIQPWIDGTLHHDLRDGEVIVGYKVAGKVGDEITFFGKPYRIAARLDSTGMGFDTSVFLNMATARKMIEKLEIAPLYGIKTDHPVVSTMMVNVKSGFEPRKVANEILFKYAMDYNLDMIMTKNMFSGISSRLNAFSYVAFGVAGLLWITALGVLALVFSMIVNERKREFGLLRILGASRKKLNRILLTESLMVSTGGALCGLFLACLVLFPFSTLISMAVKLPFLLPAYGKMAGMALFSLILSVGIGPLSCFYSVCRLGRMDISFAVRGNGSC from the coding sequence ATGAAAAGCAGACCTTTAACGACATACCGGATCGCTTTTGAAAATATCAGGCGGAAACCGTTCAGAACATTCGGACAGATTTTTATTGTTGCCATGTTTGCGTTTGTTCTGTTCAGTGGTTCCGTATTGTCCGGCAGTATCAAAAGCGGGATGGAAAGCATGTCGAAAAGACTGGGAGCCGATCTGATGATCATTCCGTATGGTTATGAAAAGCAGCTGCAAAGTGCCCTGTTACGCGGTGAACCCAGTACATTTTATCTGGATCAGCAACTGGAAGAGAAAATACGGTCTTTTCCTGGTGTCGGGAATGTTTCATCACAGATTTTTATCGCATCTCTTCAGGCCGCCTGTTGTTCGCTTCCTGTCCAGCTTATCGGTTTTGAGCCGCAATCCGATTTTGTGATCCAGCCGTGGATTGACGGGACCTTGCATCATGATCTTCGTGATGGGGAAGTGATTGTCGGATATAAAGTTGCGGGAAAAGTAGGGGATGAAATCACCTTCTTCGGAAAACCATACAGGATCGCTGCCCGACTTGACAGTACCGGAATGGGGTTCGATACATCCGTTTTTCTGAATATGGCGACGGCCAGGAAAATGATCGAAAAACTGGAAATCGCTCCACTTTATGGCATAAAAACGGATCATCCCGTCGTTTCAACCATGATGGTCAATGTCAAATCCGGATTTGAGCCACGCAAAGTCGCCAATGAGATCCTTTTCAAATATGCAATGGACTACAATCTGGACATGATCATGACGAAGAACATGTTCAGTGGAATATCGTCCCGATTGAATGCTTTTTCGTATGTCGCTTTTGGTGTGGCGGGTTTGTTATGGATAACGGCATTGGGCGTGCTGGCATTGGTCTTTTCGATGATTGTCAATGAAAGAAAAAGGGAATTCGGCCTGTTGCGCATTCTTGGCGCGTCCAGAAAGAAACTGAACCGTATTTTATTGACGGAATCACTAATGGTCAGTACTGGCGGTGCATTGTGTGGGCTGTTTTTGGCCTGTCTGGTTCTTTTTCCATTCAGTACACTGATCAGTATGGCAGTTAAATTGCCGTTTCTGTTGCCAGCGTATGGAAAAATGGCAGGGATGGCCCTTTTCAGTCTGATTCTGTCCGTCGGTATTGGCCCATTGTCCTGCTTCTATTCTGTCTGTCGGTTGGGGCGGATGGATATTTCATTTGCCGTTAGAGGAAACGGATCATGCTGA
- a CDS encoding iron transporter — MKTGSLSKKIAIFALAGASLVGTSSVLAAEFEEFPIGPEKTVGPLEIGAVYFQPVNMEPLGMGGLPASKSDMHIEADIKAAKDNQLGYEAGSFVPYLTVKYEIQKQGGKMIKGTFMPMSASDGPHYGNNIKLDGPGKYKVTFIIDSPEKQGYLLHTDKATGVTGRFWKKPIEVSWDFNYVPRVW, encoded by the coding sequence ATGAAAACAGGTAGTCTTAGCAAAAAAATAGCTATTTTTGCTTTGGCAGGAGCATCTCTGGTTGGCACTTCTTCGGTATTGGCTGCTGAATTTGAGGAGTTTCCCATCGGACCGGAAAAAACAGTCGGTCCTCTGGAAATCGGTGCCGTTTATTTCCAGCCCGTTAATATGGAACCTCTTGGCATGGGCGGACTTCCGGCGTCGAAATCCGACATGCATATCGAAGCGGATATCAAGGCGGCCAAAGACAATCAACTGGGCTATGAGGCAGGCAGTTTCGTTCCATATTTGACCGTCAAGTATGAAATCCAGAAACAGGGCGGCAAAATGATCAAGGGTACTTTCATGCCAATGAGTGCAAGCGATGGCCCTCACTATGGTAACAATATCAAGCTTGACGGTCCTGGAAAATACAAAGTGACTTTCATAATCGATAGCCCGGAAAAACAGGGTTATCTGCTTCATACCGACAAGGCGACTGGTGTAACCGGCCGTTTCTGGAAAAAACCGATTGAAGTCAGCTGGGATTTCAATTACGTACCTCGAGTCTGGTAA
- a CDS encoding DUF4418 family protein yields the protein MSNRSFVSSIVVFLGGLLAVVTQFLLPPCSAWIETASGMHIPMKCHWSGQMAMSLGLFIVFEGILLGMMKSVFARLGLSLVVVVTAILTMAVPTVLIGVCAGGTMPCRVGMLPAILVVCVLLLLVGLGNVFYLRIRKESCIAFPS from the coding sequence ATGAGTAACCGTTCGTTTGTAAGTAGTATCGTTGTTTTTTTGGGAGGGCTTCTGGCTGTCGTAACCCAATTTTTGTTGCCTCCCTGTTCCGCATGGATTGAGACCGCATCAGGCATGCATATTCCGATGAAATGTCACTGGTCCGGTCAAATGGCGATGAGTCTCGGATTGTTTATCGTGTTTGAAGGTATTCTGCTCGGTATGATGAAGTCCGTGTTTGCCCGTCTTGGCCTCTCTTTGGTCGTAGTTGTTACCGCTATTCTGACAATGGCGGTACCGACCGTTCTGATTGGCGTTTGTGCCGGCGGTACGATGCCCTGTCGTGTCGGAATGTTGCCGGCCATTCTGGTCGTTTGTGTATTGTTGTTGCTGGTCGGCCTGGGAAATGTGTTTTATCTCCGGATCCGCAAAGAATCATGTATTGCATTTCCATCATGA
- a CDS encoding fused MFS/spermidine synthase, producing MNKNTPSVHNTDYPKVTLTEFRGVLFLHLGTDWIQGAMRLGKPNEIVLDYVQQMMIWMLFKDQPSHIVQLGLGSAALTKFCYHHFSESRITAIELNPEVIRICRNTFHLPEDDHRLTVLQADARNYIEAKKYRNEIDILQIDLYDEQAAAPLFDTLEFYKSCADVLTADGIVTLNIFGNESNRSKSIEALQACFDSVAWLPEVDGGNVIVIAFKESPSIGFEDLYRRAQTIRKKTKLKSERWVEGLYEWMRGS from the coding sequence ATGAATAAGAATACACCATCCGTCCACAACACCGATTATCCAAAAGTCACCCTGACTGAATTCAGAGGAGTTCTTTTTCTTCACCTCGGTACCGACTGGATACAGGGAGCCATGCGTCTGGGTAAACCCAATGAAATCGTGCTGGATTATGTGCAGCAAATGATGATCTGGATGCTTTTCAAGGACCAGCCGTCACATATCGTTCAATTAGGTCTTGGAAGTGCCGCCCTGACAAAATTCTGTTACCACCACTTTAGCGAATCCAGAATCACAGCAATCGAACTGAACCCTGAAGTCATCAGAATATGCCGAAATACATTTCATTTGCCAGAAGACGACCATCGGCTGACGGTTCTTCAGGCAGATGCCAGAAATTATATCGAAGCGAAAAAATATCGAAATGAAATCGACATTCTCCAGATAGATCTCTATGACGAACAAGCAGCAGCACCACTTTTTGATACCTTGGAATTCTACAAGAGCTGTGCCGACGTGTTGACAGCAGACGGAATAGTGACCCTCAATATTTTCGGAAATGAATCAAACCGCTCCAAAAGCATTGAAGCATTGCAAGCCTGCTTCGACTCAGTAGCCTGGTTACCTGAAGTCGACGGTGGCAATGTCATTGTGATCGCTTTCAAGGAATCGCCCAGTATCGGTTTCGAAGATCTGTACCGTCGTGCACAAACAATCAGAAAAAAAACGAAACTGAAATCGGAGAGATGGGTGGAGGGTTTGTACGAATGGATGCGAGGAAGCTGA
- a CDS encoding Fe-S-containing protein: MLQYLIQVIFTLFPALTVLGTLYGFFNREESRKYKRGFVWGFFVSLVFSVVAAILRLNTNVFVREYYNFFFLVTAFVAEVALVFSVGFRAKNTVSPLKDRWTGFITTVIVLACLSYALPDLFLYPFEFAVGLDSIFHAEVLFKVIGYSLAIILSLAGGLCVSRVLEKASDSLARKTFAFVLLFFAAEYFVLFFQILMLRSRLMQNEILVNLLLFLLEYQNGLVYALLLAVILSCLGNIVSNKRAVFTGENPAVLRKKRAGSKRRVGWSAFCVLFVITAFVIMTVGVWMNNRTVELSPPVELAVSDNKIEIPLESVNDGHLHRFSYTTEDGTQVRYIVIRKSESAYGVALDACDICGASGYYERNGQIVCILCDVVMNIGTIGMPGGCNPVPLDHEITGGRIVIDAANLDAEAYRFE, translated from the coding sequence ATGCTGCAGTATCTTATTCAGGTTATATTCACGTTGTTTCCGGCATTGACGGTGTTGGGGACACTATATGGATTCTTCAATCGCGAAGAATCACGAAAATACAAACGTGGTTTTGTCTGGGGATTTTTCGTATCGCTGGTATTTTCCGTCGTAGCCGCTATTCTCAGGCTCAATACGAATGTTTTTGTTCGGGAATATTACAATTTCTTCTTTTTGGTAACAGCTTTTGTTGCTGAAGTCGCCCTTGTATTTTCAGTGGGTTTTCGTGCGAAAAATACTGTTTCCCCGTTAAAAGACCGTTGGACCGGTTTTATAACGACAGTCATTGTTTTGGCATGTCTTTCGTATGCATTGCCAGATCTGTTTCTGTATCCATTTGAGTTCGCTGTCGGACTGGACAGCATTTTCCATGCCGAAGTCTTGTTCAAGGTTATCGGCTATTCACTGGCAATCATTCTTTCCCTTGCCGGTGGTCTGTGTGTCAGCCGGGTACTGGAAAAAGCAAGTGACAGCTTGGCACGCAAGACATTTGCTTTTGTTTTGCTCTTTTTTGCAGCAGAGTATTTTGTTCTGTTTTTCCAGATTCTGATGTTGAGAAGCCGTTTGATGCAGAATGAAATATTGGTCAATCTGCTTCTTTTTTTGCTGGAATACCAGAACGGTCTTGTTTATGCCCTTTTACTGGCGGTGATCCTGTCATGTCTGGGAAATATAGTCTCGAACAAGAGGGCCGTATTTACAGGTGAAAACCCAGCCGTATTGCGTAAAAAAAGAGCTGGATCGAAAAGGCGGGTAGGATGGAGTGCTTTTTGTGTTCTATTTGTCATTACCGCCTTTGTCATTATGACTGTCGGAGTGTGGATGAATAACCGGACTGTCGAGCTGTCGCCGCCGGTTGAGCTGGCAGTCAGTGATAACAAAATCGAAATTCCGCTTGAATCGGTTAACGACGGACATTTGCACCGTTTCAGTTACACGACAGAGGACGGTACGCAAGTTCGCTATATTGTTATCCGAAAGAGTGAGTCGGCTTATGGTGTTGCACTGGATGCATGCGATATTTGTGGGGCAAGCGGCTATTACGAAAGAAATGGGCAGATTGTCTGCATTCTCTGTGATGTCGTTATGAATATCGGGACGATTGGAATGCCCGGTGGCTGTAATCCGGTTCCGCTCGATCATGAAATAACTGGTGGAAGGATTGTGATTGATGCCGCCAATCTGGATGCAGAAGCCTATCGTTTTGAATGA
- a CDS encoding ABC transporter permease, with protein sequence MLVYLVTAVILMLTMICVATTMMAMVMERRKEIGLKKAIGAENRSIVSEFMGTGIVLGVLGGCLGCVMGYFFASAISFSVFGRSVSIVPAVIVITLGLSVVVTVIACILPVRRAVRIEPALVLRGE encoded by the coding sequence ATGCTGGTTTATCTGGTGACTGCCGTTATTCTCATGCTGACCATGATTTGTGTCGCGACGACAATGATGGCCATGGTTATGGAACGCCGTAAAGAAATCGGTCTGAAAAAAGCGATCGGAGCCGAAAACAGAAGTATTGTGTCGGAGTTCATGGGAACTGGAATCGTTCTGGGAGTGCTGGGAGGATGTCTTGGATGTGTGATGGGATATTTCTTTGCATCGGCCATCAGTTTCAGTGTGTTTGGACGGTCGGTTTCGATTGTACCTGCCGTTATTGTCATAACGCTGGGTTTATCTGTCGTTGTGACGGTAATCGCTTGCATATTGCCCGTCAGAAGAGCGGTTCGTATCGAGCCGGCTCTTGTTTTGCGAGGTGAGTAA
- a CDS encoding ABC transporter permease, which produces MFLRMLKSALLRQKRKVLMIALTMALGVSLSTAMLNVVMDVEDKINQELKTYGANLNVIPRGASMLGDLYGIDKGAGVADKFIAENELGKMKTIFWANNIVDFTPYLDLTVRLEGASEPVVLVGTWFDKKLDLPTGDVINTGMRHMKSWWEVSGNWSSDSDAEGAMVGGVLAERLKISRGDRIRVFSPDNQRSEWLTVRSTFYSGGSEDEQIFVPLKLVQKMSGHDRLVQRVEVSALTTPDNELSRRAAEDPNSLSRKEWDTWYCTAYISAIAYQIEEVLTNVKAKPVLQVSESEGTILSKIKLLMLLLTVLSLACSALGISNLVSMSVMERNTEIGLMKAIGATNGAVSILILSEILAMSFIGGIIGYGVGLGLAQVIGHSVFGVSIALKAVVIPIVVLIVIAVAVVGSLPALRVLLSLEPNRVLHGR; this is translated from the coding sequence ATGTTCTTGAGAATGCTGAAGAGCGCTCTGCTCCGGCAAAAAAGAAAAGTTTTGATGATCGCATTGACTATGGCGCTGGGTGTTTCGCTTTCGACGGCCATGCTGAATGTCGTAATGGACGTAGAAGATAAAATCAACCAGGAACTTAAAACCTATGGCGCCAATTTGAATGTCATTCCTCGTGGAGCATCCATGTTGGGCGATCTGTATGGAATCGACAAGGGTGCCGGTGTGGCAGACAAGTTCATTGCGGAAAATGAACTTGGAAAAATGAAAACCATTTTCTGGGCCAATAATATTGTTGATTTCACCCCCTATCTTGATTTGACTGTCCGGCTTGAGGGGGCTTCAGAGCCTGTCGTACTGGTTGGAACATGGTTCGACAAAAAACTGGATTTGCCGACAGGCGATGTTATCAATACCGGAATGCGTCACATGAAATCGTGGTGGGAAGTTTCCGGAAACTGGTCCAGTGATTCGGATGCAGAAGGGGCCATGGTAGGGGGTGTACTGGCTGAAAGACTCAAAATCAGTCGGGGGGACAGAATCCGTGTCTTTTCTCCGGATAACCAGCGTTCGGAATGGTTGACCGTTCGTTCGACGTTTTATAGTGGAGGTAGCGAGGACGAGCAGATTTTTGTTCCGTTGAAACTGGTACAAAAAATGTCTGGACATGACAGGTTGGTTCAACGGGTTGAAGTGAGTGCGTTGACGACACCGGATAACGAACTTTCGCGACGTGCCGCAGAAGATCCGAACAGTTTGTCGCGCAAAGAATGGGACACCTGGTATTGTACGGCGTATATCAGTGCTATTGCTTATCAGATCGAGGAAGTACTGACCAATGTAAAGGCAAAACCTGTTTTGCAGGTATCTGAGTCTGAAGGAACCATTCTAAGCAAGATCAAATTGCTGATGTTGTTGTTGACGGTATTGAGTCTGGCTTGTTCCGCGCTGGGAATATCGAATCTGGTCTCGATGAGTGTTATGGAAAGAAATACCGAAATCGGACTGATGAAAGCAATAGGAGCCACAAATGGCGCGGTGTCCATTCTGATTCTGTCCGAGATACTCGCTATGTCTTTTATTGGCGGAATAATCGGTTATGGAGTGGGACTTGGATTGGCACAGGTTATCGGTCATTCGGTTTTTGGCGTCAGTATCGCATTGAAGGCTGTCGTTATCCCGATTGTCGTTCTGATCGTTATCGCGGTGGCTGTCGTCGGCAGTTTGCCAGCCTTAAGGGTTCTTCTTTCGCTTGAGCCCAACCGGGTTTTGCATGGAAGGTAG
- a CDS encoding ABC transporter ATP-binding protein, whose amino-acid sequence MKKNILELKDVSMVYGTVHALRDINLAVREGEWLAIMGPSGSGKTTMMNIIGCMDKPSFGTVILDGQDLTVTSSRDLTEIRRDKIGLIFQQFHLISYLTALENVMMAQYYHSMVDEKEALKALERVGLGQRAKHLPNQLSGGEQQRVCIARALINYPKLILADEPTGNLDGENEEIVMDIFRQLHEEGSSIVMVTHSLEVAAHAERHIVLEHGHIVKYSESREARVAAAEFEITE is encoded by the coding sequence ATGAAAAAGAACATTCTGGAGTTAAAGGACGTATCGATGGTCTACGGTACGGTTCACGCGTTACGGGACATCAATCTGGCAGTGAGAGAAGGGGAGTGGCTGGCTATCATGGGGCCTTCCGGTTCCGGTAAAACGACCATGATGAATATTATCGGTTGTATGGATAAACCGTCTTTCGGAACCGTCATTCTGGACGGTCAGGATCTGACAGTGACTTCTTCACGGGATCTTACCGAAATACGTCGCGACAAAATCGGACTGATTTTCCAACAGTTTCATCTGATTTCCTATTTGACGGCACTGGAAAACGTCATGATGGCCCAGTACTACCACAGTATGGTTGATGAGAAGGAAGCCCTGAAGGCGCTTGAACGGGTTGGTCTCGGGCAGAGAGCGAAGCATTTGCCAAACCAGTTGTCAGGGGGTGAGCAACAGAGAGTCTGTATTGCCAGGGCGCTGATCAATTATCCCAAGCTGATTCTGGCTGATGAGCCGACAGGGAATCTGGATGGAGAAAACGAGGAAATCGTTATGGATATATTCCGGCAACTTCATGAAGAAGGCAGTTCTATTGTGATGGTAACCCATTCTCTGGAAGTGGCGGCGCATGCTGAACGGCATATCGTGCTGGAACATGGTCATATTGTGAAATATTCCGAGTCCAGGGAAGCTAGGGTTGCCGCAGCGGAATTTGAAATAACTGAGTGA